A single region of the Lycium barbarum isolate Lr01 chromosome 2, ASM1917538v2, whole genome shotgun sequence genome encodes:
- the LOC132627520 gene encoding 5'-adenylylsulfate reductase-like 4, which produces MGILRVWVAGFVVLLMFFEGMAVKDSVCPLKSVKDSVFLGFQDLTCSFDGIQSSYMAGVIQGDEQSLQRALNMIHRNTHDYVALLFYASWCPFSRSFRPKFSIMSSLFPSIPHFAIEESAVKPSTLSKYGVHGFPTLFLLNSTMRMRYHGSRTLDSVIEFYGGATGFQSASVNPTSLGKSGCSSNHLKLHGSEQENCPFSWARSPEKLLQQETYLALATLFVLMKVLYKIFPALRKIAQFGWESFVLHIRIRSLWELPLLYLDRAVQLCNSLKEPCKRSNLQEGAMNAKAWASKSLASVSFGESSTSRAVPVSSTD; this is translated from the exons ATGGGTATTTTAAGGGTTTGGGTAGCTGGGTTTGTGGTTTTATTGATGTTCTTTGAAGGGATGGCTGTTAAAGATTCAGTTTGTCCGTTGAAATCTGTTAAAGATTCGGTTTTTTTGGGGTTTCAAGATTTGACTTGTTCATTTGATGGGATCCAATCTTCTTATATGGCTGGAGTTATTCAG GGAGATGAGCAGTCATTGCAGAGGGCGCTAAATATGATTCACCGGAATACACATGATTATGTTGCTCTGCTTTTCTATGCTTCCTGGTGTCCTTTCTCTAGAAGTTTTAGGCCTAAATTTTCTATCATGTCTTCTTTGTTTCCTTCAATTCCCCATTTTGCAATTGAAGAATCAGCTGTTAAGCCAAG CACTCTCTCAAAGTATGGAGTTCACGGGTTTCCAACTCTCTTCCTTCTAAACTCAACAATGCGCATGCGGTATCATGGCTCTCGCACCCTTGATTCAGTGATTGAATTCTATGGCGGCGCTACTG GTTTTCAGAGTGCTTCAGTGAATCCCACTTCTCTTGGCAAATCGGGATGCTCCTCAAATCATTTGAAACTGCATGGGAGTGAGCAGGAAAACTGTCCGTTCTCCTGGGCTAGATCCCCTGAAAAACTTCTTCAGCAGGAAACTTATTTGGCCTTAGCCACTTTGTTTGTGCTAATGAAAGTGCTTTATAAGATATTTCCAGCTTTACGTAAGATTGCTCAATTTGGCTGGGAAAGCTTCGTTTTACATATAAGAATAAGAAGCTTGTGGGAGCTTCCTCTGCTATATCTGGACCGAGCTGTACAATTATGTAATTCATTGAAGGAGCCATGCAAGAGAAGCAACTTGCAGGAAGGAGCTATGAATGCCAAGGCATGGGCTTCCAAGTCTTTAGCTTCTGTTTCATTTGGAGAGTCGAGCACTAGCCGGGCGGTACCAGTAAGTTCAACTGACTAA